A portion of the Algisphaera agarilytica genome contains these proteins:
- a CDS encoding GspE/PulE family protein: MGKITRDQAQEALELQKSKRVPVGQLLVELGYCTHDDINIALAAQAGMRTIDLEDLDLKEEVVRMVPAEMANAYHIIPIAHDASTNKLTVALKSADNFRALDDLRLLMGFTVDAVVAPAGQIDHAIDRFYGEDDESLASLVADLAEDESMADFQEGDASIDLEDEMAMANDNRVVRLLNLVLLQAIKDKASDIHFEPFEDEFKMRYRIDGVLYEMIPPPRHLAGPIVSRVKVMSNLDIAERRLPQDGRIELVVGGKPVDLRVAVLPTMFGESVVMRVLDRGNVNLDLEKIGMRPDDLETFRQLIHKPNGIVIVTGPTGSGKTTTLYSALAELNEPTEKILTAEDPVEYDIDGLCQVQVNTEVGLTFAAALRSFLRQDPDVILVGETRDLETARIGVQASLTGHLVFTTLHTNDAPSSIARLLDLGLESFLITATIEGILAQRLVRKICPRCKEAYTPSEDELFMLNLTPEDLEGRQLFRGVGCDYCNQSGYKGRMGLFEIMMFDDEIRDLVMKQASTQLLRAEARKRGMRTLRQGGLMALYDGLTTIDEVVKETMIED, from the coding sequence ATGGGCAAGATCACCCGTGATCAGGCTCAGGAAGCTCTCGAGCTGCAGAAGTCCAAGCGGGTGCCTGTGGGCCAGCTTCTGGTGGAGCTCGGCTACTGCACCCACGACGACATCAACATCGCGCTGGCCGCCCAAGCGGGGATGCGGACGATCGACCTCGAGGACCTCGATCTGAAAGAGGAAGTGGTCCGCATGGTCCCCGCGGAGATGGCCAACGCCTACCACATCATCCCGATCGCTCACGACGCCTCGACCAACAAGCTGACGGTCGCCCTGAAGTCGGCCGACAACTTCCGGGCTCTCGACGACCTCCGCCTGCTCATGGGGTTCACCGTGGATGCGGTCGTTGCCCCCGCGGGGCAGATCGACCACGCGATCGACCGGTTCTACGGCGAAGACGACGAGTCGCTTGCCTCGCTGGTGGCCGACCTCGCCGAAGACGAGTCGATGGCGGACTTCCAGGAGGGCGACGCGTCGATCGACCTCGAAGACGAGATGGCGATGGCCAACGACAACCGCGTCGTCCGCCTCCTGAACCTCGTCCTGCTCCAGGCGATCAAAGACAAGGCGTCGGACATCCACTTCGAGCCGTTCGAGGACGAGTTCAAGATGCGGTACCGCATCGACGGCGTGCTCTACGAGATGATCCCGCCGCCGCGCCACCTGGCCGGCCCGATCGTCTCGCGTGTGAAGGTCATGTCGAACCTGGACATCGCCGAGCGCCGTCTCCCTCAGGACGGCCGGATCGAATTGGTCGTGGGCGGCAAGCCTGTCGACCTCCGTGTCGCGGTGCTGCCGACCATGTTCGGCGAATCGGTCGTGATGCGGGTCCTGGACCGCGGCAACGTGAACCTCGACCTCGAGAAGATCGGTATGCGGCCCGACGACCTGGAGACCTTCCGCCAGCTCATCCACAAGCCCAACGGCATCGTGATCGTCACCGGCCCCACCGGCTCGGGCAAGACCACGACGCTCTACTCCGCCCTTGCCGAACTCAACGAGCCCACCGAAAAAATCCTCACCGCTGAGGACCCGGTCGAATACGACATCGACGGGCTGTGTCAGGTCCAGGTCAACACCGAAGTGGGTTTAACGTTCGCCGCGGCTCTGCGGAGCTTCCTCCGTCAAGACCCGGATGTGATCCTAGTCGGCGAAACGCGTGACCTCGAAACCGCTCGCATCGGCGTGCAGGCCTCGCTCACGGGCCACTTGGTGTTCACCACGCTCCACACCAACGATGCCCCCTCCTCGATCGCCCGTCTCCTGGACCTGGGTCTTGAATCGTTCCTGATCACCGCGACCATCGAGGGCATCCTGGCCCAGCGTCTGGTCCGCAAGATTTGCCCGCGTTGTAAGGAAGCCTACACGCCGAGTGAAGACGAGCTGTTCATGCTCAACCTCACGCCCGAAGACCTCGAAGGTCGGCAGCTGTTCCGCGGGGTGGGCTGCGACTACTGCAACCAGTCGGGTTACAAGGGCCGGATGGGCTTGTTCGAAATCATGATGTTTGATGACGAGATCCGGGACCTGGTCATGAAACAAGCCTCGACCCAGCTGCTCCGTGCCGAAGCCCGCAAACGCGGGATGCGCACGCTCCGTCAGGGCGGCCTCATGGCCCTCTACGACGGGCTGACCACCATCGACGAAGTCGTCAAAGAAACCATGATCGAAGACTGA
- a CDS encoding type IV pilus twitching motility protein PilT, whose product MSAMQIDRLLDTVIKQEASDLHLTVGKPPTVRMSGRLVELKTKSLDSEDTTSLMKSISPERAQNELQEEGGSDFGFAYGPQDDPEKSARFRVSIFRQKGSVAMVLRRIPNKLLDIDKIGLPPIVKDLIRRPRGLFLVTGPTGSGKTTTLASMIDYININLDRHIITVEDPIEYYQPHKKSIVNQREVGTDVPSFSEALRRALRQDPDVILVGEMRDLETIEAAITAAETGHLVFGTLHTNSAAGTINRLIDAFPTNQQQQVRAQLSVALIAVLSQQLLKRVDTKGMCAAYEFMVVTPAIANLIREAQSFKIPSAIQTGKKFGMKLLDDFLWELYAAGKIAAGDMIDRGSNSDQLIEKVHRAGGTIGRPELDDDAA is encoded by the coding sequence ATGTCCGCCATGCAAATCGACCGTCTGCTTGACACCGTGATCAAGCAGGAAGCCAGCGACTTACACCTGACCGTGGGCAAGCCCCCCACCGTCCGGATGTCGGGCCGCCTGGTCGAGCTCAAGACCAAGTCGCTCGATTCGGAAGACACCACCTCGCTGATGAAGTCGATCAGCCCCGAGCGGGCGCAGAACGAGCTGCAGGAAGAAGGCGGCTCCGACTTCGGCTTCGCCTACGGCCCGCAGGACGACCCCGAGAAGTCCGCCCGTTTCCGTGTGTCGATCTTCCGGCAAAAAGGCAGCGTCGCCATGGTGCTGCGGCGGATCCCCAACAAGCTGCTGGACATCGACAAGATCGGCCTGCCACCCATCGTCAAAGACCTCATCCGCCGCCCGCGGGGCCTGTTCCTGGTCACCGGCCCGACCGGCTCGGGTAAGACGACCACCCTGGCGTCGATGATCGACTACATCAACATCAACCTCGACCGCCACATCATCACGGTCGAAGACCCCATCGAGTACTACCAGCCCCACAAGAAGTCCATCGTCAACCAGCGGGAAGTCGGCACCGACGTGCCCAGCTTCTCCGAGGCCCTGCGTCGGGCCCTGCGTCAAGACCCTGACGTGATCCTCGTCGGCGAGATGCGGGACCTCGAAACCATCGAGGCCGCCATCACTGCGGCCGAGACCGGCCACTTGGTGTTCGGCACCCTCCACACCAACTCCGCCGCGGGCACGATCAACCGCCTGATCGACGCCTTCCCCACCAACCAGCAGCAGCAGGTCCGGGCCCAGCTCTCGGTCGCCCTGATCGCGGTGCTCTCCCAACAGCTGCTCAAGCGGGTCGACACCAAGGGCATGTGCGCCGCCTACGAGTTCATGGTCGTCACCCCCGCCATCGCCAACCTCATCCGGGAGGCCCAGTCCTTCAAGATCCCGTCGGCCATCCAGACCGGCAAGAAGTTCGGCATGAAGCTGCTCGACGACTTCCTCTGGGAGCTCTACGCCGCGGGCAAGATCGCGGCGGGCGACATGATCGACCGGGGCTCCAACTCCGATCAGCTGATCGAAAAAGTCCACCGTGCCGGTGGCACGATCGGTCGGCCCGAGCTGGATGACGATGCCGCGTGA
- a CDS encoding PulJ/GspJ family protein: MFCLSPANLSSRRSSGFTLMEVLVAVGIFAIGAVAVASIFPTAIFLQKQTVNDLELDQAVNNAEAMVSSRKLRIIEGGVYDTQYSTDAADQPGPLGNSVQPLINGVAAGNDLFRQFSIRDRTYPSVYASQDAASLWVPLIRDASADPTLGGSGNRTWELYAFVMQRRDDVDYSHAETTINSASPSDALYPSVLRVDINGFSNSAVLVDQFEVPNGTIDAFQLAPAVPILDSNGTTYIIDAVDQNGAGDDIIQIVGFVSANPNPPDALWIADPGGRVNGDPANRNPARRILIFPQSSIDYQP, encoded by the coding sequence ATGTTCTGCTTATCCCCCGCCAACCTCTCGTCCCGACGATCTTCCGGCTTCACGCTGATGGAAGTGCTGGTTGCTGTCGGTATCTTTGCCATCGGTGCTGTTGCGGTGGCTTCGATTTTCCCGACAGCCATCTTCCTTCAGAAACAAACCGTAAACGACCTCGAACTCGATCAGGCCGTGAACAATGCCGAAGCGATGGTGTCGTCTCGCAAGCTTCGGATCATCGAAGGCGGAGTATACGACACGCAGTACAGCACCGATGCCGCAGATCAGCCCGGGCCTCTTGGTAACTCAGTGCAACCTCTGATCAACGGGGTCGCGGCAGGTAATGATTTGTTCAGGCAATTCAGTATCCGCGACCGTACTTATCCCTCGGTATACGCCTCTCAGGATGCTGCGAGCCTCTGGGTTCCTCTGATCCGCGACGCCAGCGCAGACCCCACCCTCGGCGGATCAGGCAACCGGACATGGGAGCTCTATGCCTTCGTGATGCAGCGGCGCGACGACGTGGACTATTCCCACGCCGAAACAACCATCAATTCAGCGTCGCCGAGTGATGCGCTGTACCCCTCGGTGCTCCGCGTGGATATCAACGGCTTTTCGAATTCTGCGGTGCTCGTCGACCAGTTCGAAGTACCCAACGGAACGATCGACGCTTTCCAATTGGCTCCCGCAGTGCCGATCCTCGATAGCAATGGCACGACTTATATCATCGATGCAGTCGATCAGAACGGAGCTGGTGACGACATCATCCAGATTGTTGGCTTTGTCAGCGCGAACCCGAATCCCCCCGATGCCCTGTGGATCGCCGATCCCGGTGGGCGGGTCAACGGTGACCCTGCCAATCGCAATCCGGCCCGCCGTATCTTGATTTTCCCCCAATCATCGATCGATTATCAACCATGA
- a CDS encoding prepilin-type N-terminal cleavage/methylation domain-containing protein, whose product MRNTLASSRAGFSLIEILVVISIIALLLALGAVGMSKMREQAQVEKIRVLLQQLAGVETEYRAQTNGKFPDDDSSNSSTAGVNNSIEWFVEQVEAQPITQEMIEKTVNRAFYSPTDGGTPGTVVDAWGLEIEYRELSDGSATATSNGTNAQFPPYAQPFFASAGPDGLWGDHSVLADPDDAAADNIYSFELP is encoded by the coding sequence ATGCGAAACACGCTAGCCTCATCCCGCGCCGGTTTTTCCCTGATCGAGATCCTCGTGGTGATTTCGATCATCGCCCTGCTTCTCGCGCTGGGAGCCGTTGGTATGTCCAAGATGCGGGAGCAGGCGCAAGTCGAAAAGATTCGTGTTTTGCTTCAACAGCTTGCTGGTGTTGAAACTGAGTACCGCGCGCAAACCAACGGTAAATTCCCAGATGACGATTCATCAAATTCCTCGACTGCGGGCGTCAATAACTCGATTGAATGGTTCGTTGAGCAGGTTGAAGCTCAACCGATCACCCAAGAGATGATTGAAAAGACGGTTAATCGTGCCTTTTACTCTCCAACCGATGGCGGAACACCGGGGACCGTCGTCGATGCCTGGGGGTTAGAGATCGAGTACCGAGAACTGTCTGACGGTTCAGCTACAGCCACAAGCAATGGTACCAATGCTCAGTTCCCCCCCTATGCCCAGCCGTTCTTTGCTTCGGCAGGCCCCGACGGTCTATGGGGTGACCACAGCGTTCTGGCCGATCCGGACGACGCGGCCGCGGACAATATCTACAGCTTTGAGTTGCCGTAA
- a CDS encoding PilW family protein: MNRVTSPQSARAGFTLMELLVSVALTLVIIGLVNTIFNSTTKAVTRGVQLGDVIANQRTMTEQLRVDSEDMLGPLDDPGGNALDPSDTPGMLAIVNYRVTRGGTIANPQVAMTNAERIGEETLIGQLRSDQLMFLKTNGNGGVVDTLAPSIRTSYAGVGNYVASHSLIWYGHGNRTNENGSPAGLLDDFSLTGLNRNPWQWVLARKELYLTDRPSAGGSVAGVIHVDGVAADSAVSGYSGTSGVTEENYSSLADVSQFALVADGAEEGFFDAAGTSGPGDSGTTNDQNYRTAAFQRMFLERNKRVQINDAPIVPYDSWRIAQMHPFFMQGVSDFIIEFAGDYHNDGTITGFPDGTPDLDYDSDGIADDSTATGSGDIVWYSMDNLPPIQAAGAFTNPAEAYATFIDTDPEGELGLAANAVAADAAFVWRHDKPASWPYIIRIRYRLHDGRGRLATTQDTNVNEDLQRTSPAVTYDAQPNGEVEPTVGRWFEIMIPVERTPQ; the protein is encoded by the coding sequence ATGAATCGTGTGACTTCCCCTCAATCTGCTAGGGCAGGCTTCACCCTGATGGAGCTTTTGGTGTCGGTTGCCCTGACCCTGGTCATCATCGGCCTAGTAAACACCATCTTTAACAGCACCACCAAGGCGGTGACACGCGGTGTTCAGCTCGGCGATGTAATTGCGAATCAGCGCACGATGACCGAGCAGCTGCGTGTGGACAGCGAAGATATGCTGGGCCCGCTCGATGATCCGGGGGGGAATGCTCTTGATCCAAGCGATACGCCCGGCATGCTGGCCATTGTCAATTACCGTGTCACACGCGGTGGGACGATCGCGAATCCGCAAGTCGCGATGACCAATGCCGAACGGATCGGCGAGGAGACCTTGATCGGACAGCTGAGAAGCGACCAGTTGATGTTTCTTAAGACAAATGGGAATGGTGGGGTTGTCGATACGCTGGCCCCTTCAATACGTACCAGCTATGCGGGTGTTGGAAACTACGTTGCAAGCCACTCGTTGATTTGGTACGGCCACGGAAACCGTACCAACGAAAATGGCTCTCCTGCGGGACTTTTAGATGACTTTAGTCTCACCGGGCTAAACCGTAATCCTTGGCAGTGGGTGCTCGCACGCAAGGAGCTTTACCTAACGGATCGCCCCAGTGCGGGCGGGTCTGTTGCGGGCGTGATCCACGTCGATGGCGTGGCTGCGGATAGTGCGGTTTCCGGTTATAGCGGGACAAGTGGCGTGACTGAAGAAAACTATTCTTCTTTGGCTGACGTCAGTCAATTCGCGCTTGTTGCGGATGGTGCCGAGGAGGGCTTCTTTGACGCGGCTGGTACCTCTGGGCCGGGTGACTCCGGCACCACCAATGATCAGAATTACCGTACCGCAGCCTTCCAGCGCATGTTCTTAGAGCGTAACAAGCGGGTGCAGATCAACGACGCGCCCATCGTTCCCTATGATTCTTGGCGGATTGCACAGATGCACCCCTTCTTCATGCAAGGGGTGAGCGATTTCATCATCGAATTTGCTGGGGATTATCACAACGACGGCACGATTACGGGCTTTCCTGACGGGACGCCCGACCTGGACTATGACTCAGACGGTATTGCTGACGACAGCACCGCAACGGGTTCGGGTGACATCGTTTGGTACAGCATGGACAACCTCCCCCCCATCCAAGCTGCCGGGGCGTTCACAAACCCCGCGGAAGCTTACGCAACGTTTATCGACACGGACCCCGAAGGCGAGTTGGGCCTTGCGGCGAATGCGGTAGCCGCGGACGCAGCCTTTGTCTGGCGGCACGATAAACCCGCTTCCTGGCCTTACATCATCCGCATCCGTTATCGCCTACACGACGGACGTGGTCGATTGGCCACGACTCAAGACACGAATGTCAACGAAGACCTGCAACGGACTAGTCCCGCAGTGACCTACGACGCACAGCCTAACGGCGAAGTCGAACCTACCGTGGGGCGATGGTTTGAAATCATGATCCCCGTTGAACGCACACCGCAATAA
- a CDS encoding prepilin-type N-terminal cleavage/methylation domain-containing protein, protein MKNYKYYNLRRTCDRGFTLIELIVAIAIIGLMVGLSFPVLQTMQQSSRVSSATNTVSVAVDAARSLAATENNFAIGVLPGGLTGNYDGTAIIFTPSGECRLVVNDQLAVNGAGNPLELLTPPKNGYRDIEGRDYIILPKGTGVAGMRRNTNATSINGLVFVPPPFAVAFDENGKLIVGTASASSDRAVYYDKDADGDYTTGDGRPGGYNPDDWDARINPGVATVGDISDPKNRLRYELPYEQIETVTAIVIYDKQTFDVDTGGWGSASAADIQAFMTQDDDTLAKIFFFSPTTGAIIRN, encoded by the coding sequence ATGAAAAATTACAAGTATTACAACCTCCGGCGCACTTGTGATCGTGGGTTCACGCTCATCGAGTTGATCGTGGCCATTGCCATCATTGGTTTGATGGTGGGGCTGAGCTTCCCGGTGCTACAAACCATGCAGCAGAGCAGCCGGGTTTCCTCGGCAACCAATACCGTTTCGGTTGCGGTCGACGCCGCCCGTTCGCTCGCGGCGACGGAAAACAACTTCGCGATTGGTGTCCTGCCGGGTGGGCTCACCGGCAACTACGACGGGACCGCGATCATCTTCACGCCGTCTGGCGAGTGTAGATTGGTAGTCAACGACCAGTTGGCAGTAAACGGTGCGGGCAACCCCCTTGAACTTCTCACGCCGCCCAAAAACGGGTATAGGGACATTGAGGGCCGCGACTACATCATCCTCCCCAAGGGGACGGGCGTGGCGGGTATGCGCCGCAACACAAACGCCACAAGCATTAACGGCTTGGTTTTTGTTCCTCCGCCTTTCGCGGTTGCTTTTGACGAAAACGGAAAGCTTATCGTAGGTACGGCCTCGGCTAGTTCTGACCGCGCCGTTTATTACGACAAAGACGCCGATGGGGATTACACCACAGGTGACGGCCGCCCTGGCGGCTACAACCCCGATGACTGGGACGCCCGCATCAACCCCGGGGTGGCGACCGTCGGCGATATCTCCGACCCGAAGAATCGCTTGCGTTATGAATTACCCTACGAGCAGATCGAGACGGTGACCGCCATCGTGATCTACGACAAGCAAACCTTCGACGTCGATACCGGGGGCTGGGGTTCTGCTTCAGCTGCCGACATTCAAGCCTTTATGACCCAAGACGACGACACCCTGGCGAAGATCTTCTTCTTCAGCCCCACCACCGGCGCCATCATCCGAAACTAA
- a CDS encoding type II secretion system F family protein, producing MPTFQFEALNDSGKPQKGTINAANSDEALARIKSQGFFPTSIREQKVKKGGGGSAGGAAAGGGAKKKGGQITINIGGVSQKHLTLFTRQLSTLQDAGLPILRSLSILEQQQKPGLMKDTLGLVHEDVSSGASLSDAFAKHPKAFNNLYTKMIAAGEVGGVLDLILQRLAEFLEKAARLKRRIISAMIYPAAVISVAMIIVLGIMILIVPKFIEIFDDFDTDMPKLTIILIDMSKWLGGSMLGFLGAKDGTYNQDQMIPGILWVLLAPFFIFFAVKMLRKTSGGKAVFDRLTLMTPILGGLVRKATIAKFTRTLGTLVNAGVPILDAITITAETTANNVYSNALMDVHDSVRQGDSFAEPLRKAKVCDPLVVNMIDVGEETGDLDKMLLKIADNYDEEVDVAVAGLVSLLEPVMVVVLGGIVGAIVIALFLPLVKLMQSVM from the coding sequence ATGCCGACATTCCAGTTTGAAGCACTCAACGACTCGGGTAAGCCACAGAAAGGCACGATCAACGCCGCCAACAGCGACGAGGCGTTGGCACGGATCAAGAGCCAGGGCTTCTTCCCCACCTCGATCCGGGAACAGAAGGTCAAGAAAGGCGGCGGCGGTTCGGCCGGTGGTGCCGCGGCTGGTGGTGGGGCCAAGAAAAAAGGCGGCCAGATCACCATCAACATCGGTGGTGTCAGCCAGAAGCACCTGACGCTCTTCACCCGTCAGCTCTCTACGCTCCAAGACGCGGGCCTGCCCATCCTCCGTTCGCTCTCGATCCTCGAACAACAGCAGAAGCCCGGCCTCATGAAGGACACGCTCGGCCTGGTCCACGAAGACGTCTCCTCCGGTGCCTCGCTCTCCGATGCTTTCGCCAAACACCCCAAAGCCTTCAACAACCTCTACACCAAGATGATCGCGGCCGGTGAGGTCGGCGGTGTGCTTGACCTCATCCTGCAGCGTCTGGCCGAGTTCCTCGAAAAAGCGGCCCGCCTCAAGCGGCGCATCATCTCCGCGATGATCTACCCCGCCGCGGTGATCAGCGTCGCGATGATCATCGTCTTGGGCATCATGATCCTGATCGTGCCGAAGTTTATCGAGATCTTTGACGACTTCGACACCGATATGCCCAAGCTCACGATCATACTCATCGACATGTCCAAGTGGTTGGGCGGCAGCATGCTCGGCTTCCTCGGAGCCAAAGACGGTACCTACAACCAGGATCAGATGATCCCTGGCATCCTCTGGGTACTGCTCGCCCCGTTCTTCATCTTCTTCGCGGTCAAGATGCTCCGGAAGACTTCCGGCGGCAAGGCCGTGTTCGACCGCCTCACGCTGATGACCCCGATCCTCGGCGGCCTGGTCCGCAAAGCCACCATCGCCAAGTTCACCCGTACCCTCGGCACGCTGGTCAACGCCGGTGTTCCCATCCTCGACGCGATCACCATTACCGCCGAGACCACGGCCAACAATGTCTACTCCAACGCCCTCATGGACGTCCACGACAGCGTGCGTCAGGGTGACTCGTTCGCCGAGCCTCTGCGTAAGGCCAAGGTCTGCGACCCGCTGGTGGTCAACATGATCGACGTTGGCGAAGAGACCGGTGACCTGGACAAGATGCTCCTGAAGATCGCCGACAACTACGACGAAGAAGTCGACGTCGCGGTGGCGGGTCTGGTCTCGCTGCTCGAGCCGGTCATGGTCGTTGTGCTCGGCGGTATCGTCGGCGCGATCGTCATCGCCCTGTTCCTCCCGCTGGTCAAGCTGATGCAGTCGGTGATGTAA